A single genomic interval of bacterium harbors:
- a CDS encoding DUF362 domain-containing protein: MTNVSIVRCKDYEQSNVDTAVQKALSLIGNLQDIIKPGNKVLLKVNLLDGTEPSKAVTTHPAIVKTIIELIKKVGGIPIIADSPGSFSANKNNRAIIKSGMKEIADAAGIEALQFESVNNSFVKINVPNAVHLKTMYVARLALEADVIISIPKLKTHLNTLYTGAVKNMFGVIAPKTRDIAHKLGSYKKFSNSIIDIYSAVKPHLNIMDAVIGMEGEGPHNGSPKFAGLVLASYDAVALDTVASKIIGFNPADIYTNSIADKRGLGTGDLNKIRILGETIKDVSVNFKKSAITISNIPPMLMGIYNTVRRIEPLVIRDKCIKCGVCAESCPAKAIKLSPYPIINKNLCISCFCCNEMCPENAITTKKSWLLRLYGKLKGKNK, encoded by the coding sequence ATGACTAATGTTTCAATCGTCAGGTGTAAAGATTACGAACAGTCAAATGTAGATACGGCAGTCCAAAAGGCTTTATCGCTTATTGGAAATTTACAGGATATAATTAAACCGGGAAATAAAGTTCTTCTAAAAGTAAATCTTCTGGATGGCACGGAGCCTTCAAAAGCCGTAACAACCCATCCCGCAATAGTAAAAACAATCATAGAACTTATAAAAAAAGTCGGCGGGATACCAATCATAGCGGATTCCCCGGGTTCTTTCTCTGCAAACAAAAACAATAGAGCCATTATCAAATCGGGTATGAAAGAAATCGCAGATGCTGCCGGAATAGAAGCCCTTCAGTTTGAAAGCGTAAATAATTCTTTTGTTAAAATAAACGTTCCGAATGCCGTTCACTTGAAAACTATGTATGTAGCAAGACTTGCATTGGAAGCAGACGTAATTATTTCTATCCCGAAATTAAAGACCCACTTAAATACGTTATATACCGGCGCAGTCAAAAATATGTTTGGCGTTATAGCCCCAAAAACCAGGGACATCGCTCACAAACTCGGGTCTTATAAAAAATTCAGCAACTCGATAATCGACATTTATTCGGCTGTAAAACCACATTTAAACATTATGGATGCTGTTATAGGGATGGAAGGCGAGGGACCGCATAACGGCTCTCCTAAATTCGCAGGACTTGTTCTTGCTTCTTATGATGCCGTTGCTCTCGATACCGTAGCTTCAAAAATCATAGGTTTTAATCCTGCGGATATTTACACAAATTCTATCGCGGATAAAAGAGGACTCGGTACCGGAGATTTAAATAAAATACGGATTCTAGGCGAAACTATAAAAGATGTAAGCGTGAATTTCAAAAAATCGGCAATAACAATAAGCAATATTCCTCCTATGTTAATGGGTATTTACAACACAGTAAGAAGAATAGAGCCTCTTGTTATTAGGGATAAATGTATAAAATGCGGAGTATGCGCCGAAAGCTGCCCCGCGAAAGCAATAAAGTTATCGCCTTATCCTATAATTAACAAAAATTTATGTATCTCATGTTTCTGTTGCAACGAAATGTGTCCTGAGAATGCAATCACAACAAAGAAGAGTTGGCTTTTAAGGCTATACGGAAAATTAAAAGGGAAAAATAAATGA
- the deoC gene encoding deoxyribose-phosphate aldolase has protein sequence MKIEELCKLIDHTLLKPDATKQDIKKHIDETIQFGFWSCCINQCWVKFTANELKGTGIKVCSISGFPLGTSITKAIEAEKCVNNGADEIDMVMNIGFLKSGLYTEVENDIKEVVNAVKGTIVKVIIEAGLLSTEEKIKATKIVFESGAGFVKTNTGFGYGGATVEDVKLLRNTVGQNFGVKASGGIRTLAQTIELINAGASRIGTSASIKIINEYLKENRLKEE, from the coding sequence ATGAAAATCGAAGAACTTTGCAAATTGATTGACCATACGTTATTGAAGCCTGATGCTACTAAGCAGGATATAAAAAAACATATAGACGAAACAATTCAATTTGGATTCTGGTCTTGCTGTATCAATCAATGCTGGGTTAAGTTTACGGCAAATGAGTTAAAAGGAACCGGGATTAAGGTCTGTTCAATATCCGGTTTCCCACTTGGAACATCAATTACAAAAGCAATAGAAGCAGAAAAATGTGTCAACAACGGGGCAGATGAAATTGATATGGTAATGAATATAGGTTTTCTAAAATCAGGTTTATATACAGAAGTAGAAAACGATATAAAAGAAGTGGTGAATGCAGTAAAAGGAACAATTGTAAAAGTAATTATTGAAGCAGGACTTTTATCAACGGAAGAAAAAATAAAGGCAACAAAAATCGTATTTGAGTCAGGAGCAGGTTTCGTAAAAACAAACACTGGATTTGGATATGGCGGGGCTACTGTGGAAGATGTAAAATTGCTTCGCAATACTGTCGGACAAAATTTCGGAGTAAAAGCATCGGGAGGAATAAGAACACTTGCCCAGACTATTGAACTTATTAATGCAGGAGCTTCAAGAATCGGCACTTCAGCAAGTATTAAAATAATAAACGAATATCTTAAAGAAAATAGGTTAAAGGAGGAGTAA
- the speE gene encoding polyamine aminopropyltransferase, with product MNEKSSKNCQNWVKEKIYPHYTVKYEIKNLIHEKQSPFQNIKVVESCQFGKMLLLDDIVQLTEVDEFVYHEMLVHIPMLTHPDPKFVYIVGGGDCGILREVLRHPVKKATMVELDKDVVDECQKYMNIAENVYSDKRADIICAEASITLEKSKDTYDIMLVDSTDPVGEAVKLFTPEFYRNAYSRMSDDGMIVTQSGSPVFQPTMLQMVVDNMKAVFPIVKVYTAIIPTYPGIYWSFTVGSKKLIPGEVKIDKLNKRIKERNLSFKYYNSELHQSCFVLPEFVKSTISKKLPYGIFKSKDVIWNLG from the coding sequence ATGAATGAAAAATCGTCTAAAAACTGCCAGAATTGGGTTAAAGAAAAAATTTATCCACACTATACGGTAAAATATGAGATTAAAAATCTTATCCACGAAAAACAATCTCCTTTCCAGAATATAAAAGTCGTAGAATCCTGCCAGTTTGGGAAAATGCTGCTTTTGGATGATATTGTCCAGTTAACCGAGGTAGATGAATTTGTTTATCATGAGATGTTAGTTCATATCCCAATGTTAACGCATCCCGACCCGAAATTTGTCTATATAGTTGGGGGCGGAGATTGCGGAATATTACGGGAAGTTTTGAGACATCCCGTCAAAAAAGCAACTATGGTTGAGCTGGATAAAGATGTAGTTGATGAATGCCAAAAATATATGAATATAGCGGAAAATGTTTATTCCGACAAAAGAGCAGACATAATATGCGCGGAAGCAAGCATAACTCTGGAAAAAAGTAAAGATACTTATGACATAATGCTGGTAGATTCAACTGACCCTGTTGGAGAAGCGGTAAAACTATTTACACCTGAATTTTATAGAAATGCTTATTCGCGTATGAGTGATGACGGGATGATAGTTACTCAAAGCGGTTCTCCCGTGTTTCAACCGACTATGCTTCAAATGGTAGTTGATAATATGAAAGCAGTATTCCCGATTGTTAAAGTTTATACCGCAATTATACCAACTTATCCCGGGATTTACTGGTCTTTCACGGTCGGCTCAAAAAAACTTATTCCCGGTGAAGTAAAGATTGACAAATTAAATAAACGAATAAAAGAACGAAACTTAAGTTTTAAGTATTATAATTCTGAACTTCATCAATCCTGTTTTGTTCTGCCGGAATTCGTCAAATCTACTATCTCAAAGAAACTACCTTACGGTATTTTTAAGTCTAAAGATGTAATCTGGAATTTAGGATAG
- a CDS encoding glycosyl hydrolase family 18 protein: protein MKTLRVSMLKKTVLFLMTVIFAMTITTKDSIAKDMWVIAYHPCYQWNDVPAQNVPWEHITHLSLGYLWPVKTGGVYTVAVLDGWSGDWNSWRNTAKSYVDTGHIENRKILCMLGGAGSNPDSVWNKATSTANIDSFVANIKAILQPMGFDGLDLDWEDAVDYSKLVLLAQKLRAAWPDAIITIPTGCQGQDAVDLAPAKNAVDVFMPMTYLDIAQWGGWLIPIPLTPLYSAGSNPYSIEYVLNRWTSAGVPDSMIMMGVGGFGSVWGDLSGNGRAPIAPYSNTDLNEGVEGETYSIANDNLVTWSWVKQVLTANPEMVEAWDDTGKCSYWHTPAVNDLVSVQIWGQPRNISLIFYETPRYIAEKKTYCLNNNMKGMMFWTLSQMMDGDSCPILETVIPVEETQSPKISQFKLYQNYPNPVTAGTYLEYALPKDAMVRIKIYDRTGRIIKTLIANNQKSGNYRVFWNGQDNAGQKVSNGIYFCRMEADNFKATKSLIVLKNK from the coding sequence ATGAAAACATTGAGAGTTAGTATGTTGAAAAAAACAGTATTGTTTTTAATGACGGTTATTTTTGCGATGACAATAACTACAAAGGATTCAATTGCCAAAGATATGTGGGTGATTGCATATCATCCTTGTTACCAGTGGAATGATGTCCCTGCACAAAACGTTCCCTGGGAGCATATTACCCATTTAAGCCTTGGTTATTTATGGCCGGTAAAAACAGGAGGCGTGTATACCGTAGCCGTGCTTGATGGTTGGAGCGGAGACTGGAATAGTTGGCGCAACACTGCAAAAAGCTATGTAGATACGGGACATATTGAAAATCGAAAAATACTTTGTATGCTTGGCGGAGCAGGCTCTAATCCTGATAGCGTCTGGAATAAGGCTACTTCAACGGCAAATATTGACAGCTTTGTTGCAAACATTAAAGCTATATTACAACCAATGGGGTTTGATGGTTTAGATCTGGATTGGGAAGATGCCGTTGACTACTCCAAACTGGTACTACTTGCGCAGAAACTCAGAGCAGCCTGGCCGGATGCAATTATTACTATCCCAACGGGCTGTCAGGGGCAAGATGCCGTTGATTTAGCGCCTGCCAAAAACGCAGTTGACGTATTTATGCCGATGACTTATCTTGATATAGCCCAATGGGGAGGATGGCTCATCCCGATACCTTTAACTCCTCTATACTCTGCGGGTTCTAACCCGTATTCAATAGAGTATGTTCTTAATAGATGGACATCTGCAGGTGTTCCGGATTCAATGATTATGATGGGAGTTGGAGGTTTTGGCTCCGTATGGGGGGATTTAAGCGGAAATGGTCGCGCTCCAATAGCGCCATATTCAAATACTGACTTAAATGAAGGAGTAGAAGGCGAAACCTACAGTATTGCCAATGATAACCTTGTTACCTGGAGTTGGGTAAAACAGGTTCTTACTGCTAATCCTGAAATGGTTGAAGCATGGGACGATACAGGCAAATGCTCGTATTGGCATACACCGGCGGTAAATGATTTGGTATCCGTGCAAATATGGGGACAACCGCGTAATATAAGCCTTATATTTTATGAAACACCGCGTTACATAGCCGAAAAAAAAACATATTGTTTAAACAATAATATGAAAGGAATGATGTTCTGGACGTTATCACAGATGATGGATGGCGACTCTTGTCCTATTCTGGAAACGGTAATTCCGGTAGAAGAGACGCAATCGCCCAAAATTTCTCAATTTAAGTTATACCAAAATTATCCAAATCCGGTTACTGCGGGGACTTATCTTGAATACGCTTTGCCTAAGGATGCAATGGTTAGAATTAAGATTTATGATAGGACAGGTAGAATTATTAAGACACTAATTGCCAATAATCAAAAGAGTGGAAATTATAGAGTTTTCTGGAATGGACAGGATAATGCCGGGCAGAAAGTATCAAATGGAATCTATTTTTGTCGTATGGAAGCCGATAATTTCAAAGCAACAAAAAGTCTTATAGTATTGAAAAACAAGTAA
- a CDS encoding aminotransferase class I/II-fold pyridoxal phosphate-dependent enzyme: MLTQKDTPYFDAMIKYVRDRVVPFHTPGHKQGGGTVKKFRDLIGEKALKLDLDIDDIEDYDNALRSAQKLTAEAYGADNSFFLVNGSTGGIHTMLLATCNYGDEIIVPRNAHKSVMSGIIMAGAVPVFIPYQIDKELHVPFNVEPEDVEKTIKKHPKAKVLIIASPTYYGLSTDTQKIVRIAHSYGKTMLIDEAWGAHFKFHPDLPVSAMDAGADMCTNSTHKLLSGLTQSSMLHIKGNRVKKDRVKSMITLIQTTSPSCLLRASLDCTRMQMATEGKSLLTKAIRLAEKARNHINKIQGLCCYGKELLGKKGCYAMDPTRLIITAKELGYTGYDMEKILRKKYKIKVEMADLFNIVAIVSIGDTEKRIDYFLSSLADFASKEKGNVQKIQQISKKYRNIIGSLNNVPQQLLIPHQALFSPQKALTLSNSIGGISAELIVSYPPGIPLLLPGEKISEEVIDYIKIGMEAGMKFTGAEDNSLKTIKVVSD; the protein is encoded by the coding sequence ATGCTAACGCAAAAAGACACTCCCTATTTTGACGCGATGATTAAGTATGTAAGGGATAGGGTGGTTCCTTTTCATACTCCCGGGCACAAACAAGGCGGGGGAACGGTCAAAAAGTTTCGTGATCTCATCGGTGAGAAAGCTCTAAAATTAGACTTAGATATAGATGACATCGAAGATTACGACAACGCATTAAGATCCGCCCAAAAACTCACAGCAGAAGCTTACGGCGCAGACAATTCTTTTTTTCTGGTTAATGGCAGTACGGGTGGAATTCATACGATGCTTCTGGCGACCTGCAATTATGGAGATGAAATAATCGTACCCCGTAATGCCCATAAATCTGTTATGTCAGGAATTATTATGGCAGGCGCAGTTCCCGTGTTTATCCCTTACCAGATTGATAAAGAACTTCACGTCCCTTTTAACGTTGAACCCGAAGATGTGGAAAAAACAATAAAAAAACATCCAAAGGCAAAAGTATTAATTATAGCCAGCCCTACTTATTACGGGCTATCAACGGATACTCAAAAAATAGTTAGAATTGCTCATTCTTATGGAAAAACAATGTTAATTGATGAGGCATGGGGAGCTCATTTTAAGTTTCATCCCGACCTTCCTGTTTCGGCTATGGATGCCGGAGCTGATATGTGTACCAACAGTACACATAAATTGCTTTCGGGATTGACCCAGAGCTCTATGCTCCATATAAAAGGAAATAGAGTAAAAAAAGACAGAGTCAAATCAATGATCACTTTAATCCAGACAACAAGCCCGTCTTGCCTGCTAAGGGCTTCTCTTGATTGCACGCGTATGCAAATGGCTACTGAAGGGAAAAGTTTGCTGACAAAAGCTATCAGATTGGCAGAAAAAGCGCGAAACCATATTAATAAAATACAGGGATTATGTTGTTACGGCAAAGAATTGCTCGGCAAAAAGGGATGTTATGCTATGGACCCGACCCGTCTTATAATCACTGCAAAAGAACTTGGATATACAGGTTATGATATGGAAAAAATATTAAGAAAAAAATACAAAATAAAAGTGGAAATGGCGGATTTGTTTAACATTGTAGCAATTGTAAGCATAGGTGATACAGAGAAAAGAATTGACTATTTTCTCTCTTCTCTGGCAGATTTTGCCTCCAAAGAAAAAGGAAATGTTCAGAAAATCCAACAAATATCAAAAAAATACCGCAATATAATAGGTTCTTTGAATAATGTACCACAGCAGTTGTTAATTCCTCATCAGGCTCTTTTTAGTCCTCAAAAAGCCTTAACGTTATCCAACTCCATAGGGGGTATTTCGGCGGAGTTAATCGTTTCTTATCCCCCGGGCATACCTTTACTATTACCGGGTGAAAAAATTTCCGAAGAAGTTATTGACTACATTAAAATTGGAATGGAAGCAGGTATGAAGTTTACCGGAGCTGAAGATAATTCGCTAAAAACGATAAAAGTAGTATCTGACTGA
- a CDS encoding gamma-glutamyl-gamma-aminobutyrate hydrolase family protein (Members of this family of hydrolases with an active site Cys residue belong to MEROPS family C26.), whose translation MKPLIVITYGVNTKEEKLVNYKRTIEDFGGRYEYIISMSEFKKKKLDEKIDGLLLPGGGDADSSSYCEKNSDKVKNIDTPRDKLETELARYAIKNRIPLLGICRGCQMLNIATGGTLMQDIYTECKNPLRHSPVNEKSQCDEMHQMKIKKGTFIFGLFKDILDSNNEVTINSYHHQALKKLGKGLIVSAVASDGIIEAVESKDKKHFCIGVQFHPERMRQTKLHEKLFKEFIKVSRKPFPALLD comes from the coding sequence ATGAAACCGCTTATTGTCATTACATACGGAGTTAATACAAAAGAAGAAAAATTAGTAAACTACAAAAGGACAATTGAAGATTTTGGCGGTAGATATGAGTATATTATTTCTATGTCCGAATTCAAAAAGAAAAAGCTTGATGAGAAAATTGACGGGTTATTGCTTCCCGGCGGGGGAGATGCAGACTCAAGTTCTTACTGTGAAAAAAATTCCGATAAAGTAAAAAATATAGATACTCCAAGAGATAAGCTTGAAACAGAGCTTGCGCGGTATGCGATAAAAAATAGAATTCCATTACTTGGTATATGCCGGGGTTGTCAAATGTTGAATATTGCAACCGGCGGGACGTTAATGCAGGATATATATACGGAATGCAAAAACCCGCTGAGGCATTCTCCCGTAAATGAAAAATCACAATGTGACGAAATGCACCAGATGAAAATTAAAAAAGGGACTTTTATTTTCGGACTTTTCAAGGATATTCTTGATAGTAATAATGAAGTAACGATAAACTCATACCATCACCAGGCGTTGAAAAAATTAGGTAAAGGTCTTATCGTATCTGCAGTTGCGAGCGACGGAATTATTGAAGCAGTAGAAAGCAAAGATAAAAAACATTTCTGTATAGGTGTTCAATTTCATCCCGAGCGAATGCGCCAGACAAAGTTACACGAGAAGTTATTTAAGGAATTTATTAAAGTCTCTAGAAAGCCCTTTCCAGCTCTGCTGGATTAG
- a CDS encoding glutamine synthetase family protein, translating into MNFLAQNFSKRDVYKEDILDYIENNKIKILNFCYTGSDSKFKQLSFPATDMSYIDSVLSLGERTAGVFPGAKEESADLYIIPRYRDAFPDPFTAIPALNILCSFFDKDGNALDIMPENILKNAVSRFEKETGLTLKAAGELEYFVIYPNTYDLFNTHKKHYHDSSPFAVWEDMRNEILDTLAFLKIPVKYAHTESGKIKYNDNFSAEQHEIEFLPVPICEAAENVVISKWVVCSIAKKYGVSTTFAPVAKYGETGTGLHFHLELLQGKKNIVFDANGQLSTESQKMIGGMLKFAPSLTAFGNPIPISYLRFMSKKDAPSAICWGERNRKALVRIPLGWQDTENKMMSVANPGSENIFLPDATPTIEFRPADGTAAVQLLLAGLVVAIENGLKDNSILDITKKLYVAERETLKEGLEILPLSCEESAEALKKDRTYYEKDRIFPPELIDNVIKDLLAFKEEDAIIHNPDKNKEKIPQLVEKYLHY; encoded by the coding sequence ATGAATTTCTTAGCGCAAAATTTTAGCAAAAGAGACGTTTACAAAGAAGATATCCTTGATTATATAGAAAACAATAAAATAAAAATTCTTAACTTTTGTTATACTGGGAGCGATAGCAAGTTCAAACAACTTAGTTTCCCTGCAACGGATATGTCTTATATAGATTCTGTATTGTCTTTAGGAGAACGGACGGCTGGAGTTTTCCCGGGCGCAAAAGAAGAATCTGCAGATTTATATATTATTCCAAGATATCGTGATGCTTTTCCGGATCCTTTTACCGCTATCCCTGCTCTTAATATTTTATGTTCGTTCTTTGATAAAGATGGTAACGCCCTTGATATTATGCCGGAAAATATATTAAAAAATGCAGTATCAAGGTTTGAAAAAGAAACCGGTTTAACGCTGAAAGCCGCAGGAGAATTGGAATATTTTGTAATATATCCAAATACTTATGATTTATTTAATACACATAAAAAACACTATCATGATTCTTCTCCGTTTGCAGTATGGGAGGATATGAGAAATGAGATATTGGATACATTAGCCTTCTTGAAAATACCGGTTAAATATGCTCATACGGAGAGCGGTAAAATAAAATACAATGATAATTTTTCTGCCGAACAGCATGAAATTGAATTTCTTCCTGTCCCGATTTGTGAAGCAGCAGAAAATGTTGTTATTTCAAAATGGGTAGTCTGCAGTATAGCAAAAAAGTATGGAGTGAGTACAACATTTGCTCCTGTTGCTAAATATGGTGAAACAGGAACAGGATTGCATTTTCATCTTGAATTACTCCAGGGAAAGAAAAATATCGTATTTGATGCCAATGGACAGCTTTCAACTGAAAGTCAAAAGATGATAGGCGGGATGTTGAAATTTGCGCCTTCATTAACCGCTTTTGGAAATCCGATTCCGATTTCTTATCTTCGTTTTATGAGTAAAAAAGATGCTCCTTCTGCTATATGTTGGGGCGAGAGAAATAGGAAAGCGCTTGTCAGAATCCCATTAGGCTGGCAGGATACGGAAAATAAAATGATGAGTGTTGCCAATCCTGGAAGTGAAAATATTTTCCTGCCGGATGCAACTCCAACAATAGAATTCAGACCTGCAGATGGGACTGCTGCCGTGCAGTTATTGCTTGCCGGGTTAGTTGTAGCAATAGAAAACGGATTAAAAGATAATTCCATTCTGGATATAACGAAAAAACTGTACGTTGCCGAAAGAGAAACTTTAAAAGAAGGATTGGAAATTTTGCCGTTGTCCTGTGAAGAATCGGCAGAAGCCTTAAAAAAAGATAGAACATATTACGAAAAAGATAGGATATTTCCTCCTGAACTAATAGATAATGTTATAAAAGATTTATTGGCCTTTAAGGAAGAGGATGCGATTATTCATAACCCCGATAAAAACAAAGAAAAAATTCCGCAACTTGTAGAAAAATATCTGCATTACTAA
- a CDS encoding tyrosine-type recombinase/integrase, which translates to MLNQESVKLNNLLNIEQVADLLGIKKSTVYSYTHYKTIPFVKIGRLVKFEVSKIQEWKDKMPSCDGKPLSDCGIRRIERKKQGFNSQQIVTTKPCNPSSDTNRKEVLMKGVYKTVNKSGTKYGMRFVDPSTGREKKQIVSASKDLAEKSLMDITLKIERKEFLGIEDKKPVKFADFVPRYIEYCRGNNSPLQAQHKESVIKRRFIPLFSNRKLTDIKSQEIEQYKLDRKNSGKVAPATINRELAVLKNLFTKAIEWGLAFDNPVKKIKFFKEPPGRLNYLTTSQMETLVNACVPHLKPIVITALNTGMRKGEILNLEWKDIDFANRKLIVQNSKNNAKRVLPINPTLYATLSDILRVGNKVFDSSNFRKSFDAAVLKSGLKGFRFHDLRHTFASFMAMSGCSLTALQTLMGHKDFKMTMRYSHFSEPYLDDAIAKIYKKQEQK; encoded by the coding sequence GTGTTAAATCAGGAATCTGTAAAGCTCAACAATTTGCTAAACATAGAACAAGTAGCAGATCTATTGGGTATAAAAAAATCCACGGTTTATTCATATACACACTACAAAACCATACCATTTGTGAAGATTGGTCGTCTCGTAAAATTTGAAGTCTCTAAGATACAAGAGTGGAAAGATAAAATGCCCTCATGTGACGGGAAACCCCTTTCTGATTGTGGTATAAGAAGAATAGAGAGGAAAAAACAAGGTTTTAATTCACAACAAATTGTAACCACAAAACCTTGTAATCCTTCTTCAGATACCAACAGAAAGGAGGTTTTAATGAAGGGCGTTTATAAAACAGTGAACAAATCAGGGACCAAATATGGAATGCGTTTTGTTGATCCAAGTACCGGAAGGGAAAAGAAGCAAATAGTAAGTGCTTCAAAAGATTTAGCGGAGAAATCGCTTATGGATATTACCTTGAAAATAGAGAGAAAAGAATTCCTTGGCATTGAAGATAAGAAACCCGTGAAATTTGCCGATTTTGTTCCGAGATACATTGAGTATTGTAGAGGGAACAATTCTCCCCTACAAGCTCAGCATAAAGAAAGTGTTATTAAGAGGAGGTTTATACCTTTATTCTCGAATAGAAAGCTTACGGATATTAAGTCCCAGGAGATTGAGCAATATAAATTAGATAGGAAAAACTCTGGCAAGGTTGCCCCTGCTACAATAAACAGAGAATTAGCCGTACTGAAAAATTTATTTACGAAGGCAATTGAATGGGGACTGGCATTTGACAATCCTGTAAAGAAAATAAAGTTCTTCAAAGAACCTCCGGGCAGGCTTAATTACTTGACAACTTCCCAGATGGAAACTCTTGTAAATGCCTGTGTCCCTCATCTAAAGCCCATTGTTATTACTGCACTTAATACAGGGATGAGAAAGGGAGAAATATTAAATCTTGAGTGGAAGGACATTGATTTCGCAAACAGGAAACTTATTGTACAGAATAGCAAAAACAATGCGAAGAGAGTGCTCCCGATAAATCCTACTCTATATGCAACGTTAAGCGATATACTAAGGGTAGGGAACAAAGTCTTTGATAGTAGTAATTTTAGAAAATCTTTTGATGCTGCTGTACTGAAGTCAGGACTCAAAGGGTTTAGATTTCACGATCTTAGGCATACCTTTGCCTCTTTTATGGCAATGAGTGGATGTTCTCTCACAGCACTGCAAACACTTATGGGACATAAAGATTTTAAGATGACCATGAGATATTCGCATTTTTCTGAACCATATCTTGACGATGCAATAGCAAAAATCTACAAGAAGCAAGAACAAAAATAG